The genomic window ATATTTTTAAATTACTGGAAAGCACTGTTTTTTAGTAATGATTACATGTTACAATAGTAATTTTTAAGTTAAGTTTACTAATTAAAATTATTACTAATTCAATTAATAAGTTTAGTATTTTGTCTTTAGAAAAATTATTATTTTACCATTATGCCAGTCTTGTAAAGTGAGATGTTATTTAGTGAGGTTTGGCGCATTAAATGCTTTATAGGCGAGTTGGAGTATATTACACATCATATATGAATGAAACTTTGATATTTGACAAATATGCGTTTCTTCTCTTTTTTTTGCACTAAATGGGGCGGTAGTGGAGTGTAACTGCTGTATTACTATAGTATTTGTAATAATTGTGTTTACTGAAACTGTGCATTATACCAGATTTACAAAATCATTCATATATATTGTATGAATAAAGGAAATCTAGGTGCAGACAAATGATTTCCCCAGGGGATCTCCTCTCTAATTAGATTACCTGGGTAGTTATTTTTGTGGCATGTTCTTAGCCATTATGTGGTGAAAAATAAACCTATGCTTTATATGGCATTTTTTATCTATTAGGTGTATAGGTAGAGACTAATAATAGTATGTATACACATAGCCTTATAATTTAGTTATTTACTATTGTTTGTATATGTTCTTTTACTTCTTTATTCAAGATTGCAATGGAGGCAGAAAATTCTGCTATGTTTTTTATGTCTTTTTCTGCTCGCTACGTATAGGAGTATTAACTTAATTATGTGTATATAAACATACCATTATAATATTTATCTTCTTTTTATCCCTCAATTTTCATTATTGGCTCATAAAATAATGTATTCTTAAAATGAGAATTGCCATTCTTTACTGTAATATTGTGTAAACACCAGCATAAGTTATGCATACTAAAATATATGTTTTGTGAAGTATATAATATATAATATTATAACTCAATTTAATAATACATTTTATATTATATATAGTGTATTGCATGCTTTTTGAAAAATATATTGCTATAAATATTTTCAAAAATGCACTTAACAAAATATAATTCGGTGTAGTGTAAAATTTTCGTATTGCTAATTTAAAAGAATCTTAATAATAACCAATAAAATAAGAAAATTACAAACCTTGCTGAGGAAAGATTTTGTCCGTTCATGTCGGGTATTTGTGAAAAGATCTTCAGTGCTACCTTCCTCCACTACCGGGCCGTCGTCCATAAAGAAGGCCCTATCAGCTACTTCTCTTGCAAAGCCCATTGTGACAACAACCATGGTCATACCTCTTTTGCAAGATCCCGGATGACAGCCAATACTTCCCCTACCATTTCAGGATCCAATGCCGAAGTGGGTTCATCAAATAGCATCACTTTTGGATGCATTGCAAGAGCTCTTGCAATTGCCACCCTCTGTTTCTGGCCGCCTGAAAGGGAGGCTGGATAA from Methanohalophilus halophilus includes these protein-coding regions:
- a CDS encoding ATP-binding cassette domain-containing protein, which gives rise to MTMVVVTMGFAREVADRAFFMDDGPVVEEGSTEDLFTNTRHERTKSFLSKVCNFLILLVIIKILLN